The Ornithorhynchus anatinus isolate Pmale09 chromosome X5, mOrnAna1.pri.v4, whole genome shotgun sequence nucleotide sequence aataataatgataataataatgatgatggtatttgttaattatggaTCAATTATGTGTGGATTTCCGGGTAGTGACCCATTGGGCCTGTCCATTTGAGTATCTGAGTTGCACCATATAGTTGTCCTGActgagtaggacagggactactcAGATTTTCTGAATGTgcagtttattattaataataataacaataataataataattttactagtatgaacatatatacacacatgctgAAGTTGTATATAAGGAAATACAGAttaaaaactcactgtgggcagggaatatgtctgctaaatctgttgtatgatactttcccaagcgtttagtaagctTTTAaagggcaggaatggtgtctaatGGTGGTCATAGATTGGATGTGTCATTTTACACAGGACAATATTCTCACCCGTAGACTCCTCACTTTCCTCCCACTCACCCTCACTACTCATTctgccgtgcctcagttacctcatttgaaaaatggggattaagactgtgaaccccaagtgggacaacctgattaccttgtatctaccccagcgtttagtacagtctttggaACATagaatgcgcttaacaaataccattattattattattaactttttccCCACCTGCTTTGTTACGCCTGAAAGAAAAAGATGAAGTTGCTCCATTCCCAGTCCTTGGGAACATAAAAATCCCGGTTTGACCCcttgactgattaaaaaaaacGGATTCACGACCGACAAATGCCATGATGCCGCCTAGGTACGTGCTCAGAGCCCCTGCCCCCAGTAAAACCCACCAGGGACCCCCAATTCCCCGCAACTAAATGAATCTGAGCGAAAGCAGAGCTTTCACCTACTCAGGCAAAGCCACCGAGGAAGCTGTGTTACTTCCCCCACGGAGACACGAGTTTATCCCGAAAATTTCGGGAGCAGCTGCTGGCTTTCTGTCCAGTACAGAGTCCAAGGATCTAGGGAATCAACCCCAAGTGGTCCGACAACCGCAGGTATAATGGTTAATTAGCAATTTACGATGAAATCGGAAAGTTTTGTCCATCTTGACCGAATTTCGCCTGCAACCGAAGGGATTTTTCCAGATTTTTGAACGAAAGCGTGTGGTTTCACGAATGAAAAGGATACCGAGGGAAGCTTGAGGGTTCTCCCCTCATATACCGCTAGAAATCAAGTCCAAGTAGTCCCGAGAATTTTCGATATTTATCGTTTTTTGAGAGGTAACAAACACAACTCCGGAGCCGAGCGGAGAGGTCTGGGCCGGGAGCGAGGCGGGTTGGACAGCGCACCAATCACAGCGCAGCTCCGCCCTATAAATACACCCCGCGCTTGCAAAGGTCTCTCACTCTTTGGGTTCGTCTGACTTTCTctttttgggaattttttttcccgACTGCAGTCGCTATGTCCGAGACGGCTCCCGCTCCACCGGCCGCTCCCGCAGCCCCGGTCCCGGCGGAGAAGGCCCCGACCAAGAAGAAGGCCAGGAAGCCGGCGGGCGGAGCCAAGCGCAAGGCCGCGGGTCCCTCGGTCTCCGAGCTGATCACCAAAGCGGTGGCGGCATCCAAGGAGCGCAACGGCGTGTCCCTGGCCGCCCTGAAGaaggccctggccgccgccggcTACGACGTGGAGAAGAACAACAGCCGCATCAAGCTGGGGCTCAAGAGCCTGGTCACTAAAGGCACCTTGGTGCAGACCAAAGGCACCGGCGCCTCGGGCTCTTTCAAGATCAACAAGAAAGCGGCCGGAGAAGACAGAGGGAAGCCCAAAGCCAAGAAGCCGGCCGCCGCCGCGAAACCCAAGAAACCCGCCGGGGCCGCCAAAAAGCCCAAGAAGCCGGCGGCCGCCGGAGCTAAGAAGAGCGTGAAAAAGACCCCGAAGAAAGCCAAGAAGCCGGCAGCGGCGGCGGGAGTCAAGAAAGCTACCAAGAGCCCCAAAAAGGCCAAAGTAGCCAAACCCAAAAAAGCAACCAAAAGTCCGGCCAAGCCTAAGGCCGTCAAGCCCAAAGCGGCTAAACCGAAGGCTCCAAAGCCTAAGGCAGCCAAGCCCAAGAAGGCAGCGGCGGCCAAGAAGAAGTAGGAAGGTCCTGCCTTAAACTTTGTCTTCCACCACAAcggctcttttcagagccacccatAGATCTCAGATAAAGAGCCAAGTACACACTGTTACTACTTTGTTCTCTGGCGAGAGGGAGATAAAGCAGCCTCCTTACATATTAACGGTAGTTACAGAATCCTTATGGTGAGCAGGTGACCGCGCACaataagaattagcagacattgcctacccagaaggaatttacagtcagttTAAGGGGAATCAACTACTTAGTAGTGAATTTTTTCTCCGTGGTCCATTTTCGGATACACTCTGGTATTCATTActattgggtgccaggcactgctctaagcgttagggaagatacaagcaaatcgggttggacacagtccctatcctgggTGGGGGCTCACATTGATTTGCTCTCGCAGACGAGGGCAGCATTTAAAACCCATATTGTTGACgattccttgggagcagggaaaccattttgttaatgaattgtatatcgccttgattctatttagttgccattgtttttacgagatgttcttccccttgactctatttattgccattgttcttgtctgtccgtctcccccgttgccgacctgttcattccaagcgcttagtacagtgctctgcacatagtaagcgctcaataaatactattgagtgaatgaattttactAACTTCCCAaacactgtgctctatccacctttcACCAACTCTCCTAAGACTTGATAACGCCAGCACAGCGTTTTATAGAAAATGGAAGCTTTAATTATTAACCTGTCCTCCCCATTTGGTTGCAAACGACCATGTAATCTGTGACACAGCACCTCAGCGAAAGAtgtgggtggctctgaaaagagcctttgggtATCCGAGATTGGTGATTGCGATGAAATATTTAAGCTCTCTCTCCGCGGATGCGGCGGGCCAGCTGGATGTCCTTGGGCATGATGGTGACGCGCTTGGCGTGGATGGCGCACAGGTTGGTGTCCTCGAAGAGCCCCACCAGGTAGGCCTCGCTGGCCTCCTGCAGGGCCATGACGGCCGAGCTCTGGAAGCGCAGGTCCGTCTTGAAGTCCTGGGCGATCTCCCGCACCAGCCGCTGGAAGGGCAGCTTGCGGATCAGCAGCTCGGTGGACTTCTGGTAGCGGCGGATCTCCCGCAGCGCCACGGTGCCGGGCCGGTAGCGGTGAGGCTTCTTCACGCCGCCGGTGGCCGGGGCGCTCTTGCGGGCCGCCTTGGTGGCCAGCTGCTTGCGGGGCGCCTTGCCGCCGGTGGATTTACGAGCGGTCTGTTTGGTACGAGCCATCTTCTACTACCTAAACACCTCCTCAGAAATACTGAAAGGCAAAATAAGCTCTGTTGCTGCTATCGTTGTATATATATAGCCAAAGATCTCCCTTGATTGGATGCGAAAAGATTTAAAATTTCCGCCCTTTGCCATGATTGGGTACTCAAAACCGCGGTTTTTTTAAGCATTCTTTTGTTCGATTGGATAATAAATAATGCCTTCAAgccccctccctctacccctccttctccttttactTTCAAGGTTAATTTCCCcgcccatttcctctccctcaaaGCCATTGCCTTGGATTTTGCTTTTTGCAGAGCCAGTAGAATTACCTCTTCGGTGATTTGTTTCCCACTTCCCATTGAAATTAAATTACTCCGAGCCCCATTTTTACGTATTTCTTCTTTCCAACATGCTATTCCTCCTCCCACTACCCAgttgtctttctctctgccttgcttttgtcatttatttctgttatttTGAAAAGCCTGCCCTACTACTGTTCGGTTCCCTTAGAAAATTCAGTTCtaatccctctttccctctgtaaTACtggaataaatcaatgaataaatgaataaatcaatgaataaatcaatgaatctCATATGGAGCGCCTACAGTGTATTGTACTTAGCTCTTGAGTTGGTAGGCCCACTCCCTGACCAAAGCGGGCATACCTTCCACAGGAATGAGCTTGGAAATTCGGAAACAATTTCTGAAGGGGAAAATTACTGAGGGGGCACAGGCATCCGGTGAGAAAAGTTATGTTTTCTGAGTTGGCTTTGTGAGTTTTCCCTACCCAGCTATCCTCTGCTAGATGAAATAAGTGCATTTTTGGGATGCAGAATAGTTCCAAAGGATGTACATAAATTTTGGGGACAGGGTGATGGCGTTCATGGGCTAAGCGAAGCAACTTTAGTAAAACTTTACTAACGTCTTAAAGTACTAGTACTAAAGTCATTTAGTGAAACTATTTTACTGCAATCCGTAATTAAAGTAACATTTGAAtgggattggactctccccaaaTTGTTGTCGACTTCTACTAGTTATTTATACCGAAATCAATTTTACGAAACGCTGGACAAAACACGTGAGCAGCCCTCTTTTTCGAGAGagtgggtggctctgaaaagagcctttggttTCAAGGGTTTTGGCTACGGGAATCGTAGCACTTCGATGCGGCTTTACTTGCCCTTGGCCTTGTGGTGGCTCTCGGTCTTCttggggagcagcacggcctggatGTTGGGCAGGACGCCGCCCTGGGCGATGGTGACCTTGCCCAGCAGCTTGTTGAGCTCCTCGTCGTTGCGGATGGCCAGCTGCAGGTGCCGCGGGATGATGCGGGTCTTCTTGTTGTCGCGGGCCGCGTTGCCCGCCAGCTCCAGGATCTCGGCCGTCAGGTACTCGAGCACGGCGGCCAGGTAGACGGGcgcgcccgcccccacccgctcCGCGTAGTTGCCCTTGCGCAGCAGCCGGTGGACGCGGCCCACCGGGAACTGCAGCCCGGCCCGGGACGAGCGGGTCTTGGCCTTAGCACGCgccttacctccctgctttccgCGTCCAGACATGGTGATAAGAACTGACTGCTATATAAGTCTCTAAGTGGCTAGAAGACAGTGAACACATAAAGAACTACAAGGATTATTTATAGTCTGTATCGGGAGCCAAAATGAAACCGTTTAATTGGTCAGAAATGCCTCATGTTGTATTAACCAATGGAATGCAGCGCTTAGAATCCTCTCATTTGCATTACGCGTCGATGAGTGTCCTCCAATGAGATTTCACAGAGTCCAACCCATATTTGCATACGTTCAATTTAAGTACTGTGGCTCCGCTAGCTGCTCTATTCTTCCCTGAATCACTGCTGTTAGTGTTCTCTTCCAAGATGCCTGAGCCCGCTAAATTCGCCCCGGCGCCCAAGAAGGGCTCGAAGAAAGCGGTGACCAAAGCGCAGAAGAAGGACGGGAAGAAGCGCAAGCGGAGCCGCAAGGAGAGCTACTCCATCTACGTGTACAAGGTGCTGAAGCAGGTCCACCCCGACACGGGCATCTCGTCCAAGGCCATGGGCATCATGAACTCGTTCGTCAACGACATCTTCGAGCGCATCGCCGGCGAGGCTTCCCGCCTGGCGCACTACAACAAGCGCTCCACCATCACGTCCCGGGAGATCCAGACGGCCGTGCGCCTGCTGCTGCCCGGGGAGCTGGCCAAGCACGCCGTGTCCGAGGGCACCAAGGCCGTCACCAAGTACACCAGCTCCAAGTAAATCGATCGCGAGCCTTCTCGCACTCTGaacccaaaggctcttttcagagccacccacaCTTTCCCTCAAAAGAGTTATGAGCACTTTTATTAAGGATGAAATGCTTCCAGTTGCCTAaaggtcatttaataataatatttgttaagtgcttattatgtgcagagcactgttctaagcgttggggtagatatagggtaatcaggtggccccacatgaggctcagttaatccccattttacagatgaggtaactgaggcacagagaagttaagtaacttgcccagttacacaggtgacaagtggagaatctggattcgaactcatgacctgactcccaagcccaggctctttccactgagccacgctgcttgggaagaCACAGTTCCTACAGCGAACGTAAGTAAGCTTGCTCTAAATTGCGATTGACTTGATCATCTTCCAGTTCCAATTTGAGAATAAACCACCAGTTCTATACTGTCTGATCACTGTCCTTTCAGAACTATGCACACCTCTCTGACGAACCAGGCTCCTATCCTTATAAAATAAATCCTCATAAAATGGCACCACAACTTGGATTAGTCCAAACTTTTAGGATGGGTCTCCACTGCTATTATAAAGAAGATCGCATAACTTTCCTCAAAACTTATATCCAAAATAAGCAACCTGAAAAGTGGTTTTACAGTATAGAAGAAACGGTACGCGTTACCCGTTCACTTTAGAAACCTAAAGTTGCAGCTCTTCAGGTGATATGGTGGGCGGCCCTAAAAAGGGCCTTTTCATATTATGGGCTATTAAGAAAGCCTAGCCACCGAAGCCGTAGAGAGTACGACCTTGGCGCTTGAGGGCATAGACAACATCCATGGCAGTGACGGTCTTCCTCTTGGCGTGTTCCGTGTAGGTGACGGCTTCCCGGATGACATTTTCCAAGAAAACCTTAAGCACCCCACGAGTCTCCTCGTAGATCAGCCCAGAGATGCGCTGAACTCCTCCACGCCGGGCCAAACGGCGAATAGCAGGCTTAGTTATGCCCTGAATATTATCTCGCAGCACCTTCCTGTGCCTCTTAGCACCCCCTTTTCCCAGACCCTTTCCCCCTTTACCGCGGCCAGACATGATTAAATACTAACCACAACCAAACTGCAGTAAGCAGTAGCCTGTTTCTCGCCTTATATAAGCAATAGTTAGACCTGAATGAAACCCGGAATTAAGGCGGGAAATCAGACCTGGTTTTTGTCTCCTCCCACAAAGCGGTTCACAGTTTAACATTAGGTCTTCATTGGTGGTGGGATTTTTAATCTGCCTTTaaaaggatttgttaagtgtttactatgtgctaggcactgttctgaaagctggggtagatacaaaataatcaggtcggacataacccctgtcccacgtagggatcgCGTTCAATCcccatgagggaattgaggcacagagaagtttagtgatgtgGCCAAGGTCCTACAACAGACAGGTAGTAGAAAACCAGAAGTGGTCTttgtctctttccactatgtgATTCACAGTTCATCAATATGGTACTTCGTTgctgttttttaatggcactcgTTATTTGACAAGAACACTGCTAAACGCTgggaatcaagttaatcaggttggacccagttagacatgggtctcacagtctaaattagaatGCAAGagaagttaattcccattttacagattaggtaactaggccaagctgtttccctccccccccgaccccgcttttaggggggtatttgttaagcgattactatgtgccaggagttatactaagtactggggtagttgtaAAAtactcaggttagacagtccctgtccgcaAAAAGGACTcacatcctagcacttagaacaggtttggcacatagttagcgctatCATTTGTCTGTtacataaccttgggcaagttacttcacttctctgagcctcagttccctcatctgtgaaatggggattaagactgtgagccccatgtgggacatggactgtgtcctacccgatttggttacatccaccccagcacttagtacaatgactggcacacggtaaacacttaacaaattccagaattattgttattattattactattccagatgaaggaacagagacccagagaagtgaagtatttgcccaaggtcacagagcagacaaggcgAGAAACCAGAGGGCCGGCTTTATCTTCTCCCGCAGTGTGATGCAAAATTCAACATTATGGTACTTGGTTGTTTTTATTTAATGATacttaaacagttactatgtgccaagcaacgtacTAAGTACTAGAattcaagttactcaggttggatatagttcctgtcccacatggggctcacagcctaaattagGAGTAAAAGGGAGTTAGTTCCTATTTATAGATTTGgaaactaggccactctgtttctttttttaatggtatttattaagcacttattttgtgacaggtgttgtactaagcagtggacatagtccgtgtcccacatggggctcagtcttttacagatgaggtaactgaggcccagagaagagacttgtcctagatcacacagtagacatgtgcaAGACCCCTACCCTATTTGTGATCAGCCCCTCCTAATCCTCACTAACCGAGCCCCCCACCTCAGCCTGGGCATAAtggccctctctcttttcccaccacccTCCAAAAGAAGTTCTGCCTTCTGCTAAGGATGTTGAGTCACTCACTCCACCAGGACACCATGATATGATTTGTCTTTAGAAAAGAAAATTTATTTGCAGGTTGACAAATTAGGGATATACAAATTCCAAATACGAACATCCAGATAGCATCAGGCCTCCAGgcctcctgagtgcttactgggtgcagagcactgtactaagtgcttgggagagtacaacacaataaagccacgagtttacagtatagagacaAGATTACACAGAATAAGACCTTCCGGGAGCTGGGAGGTGAACAGTTCCTCTATGGCCATGTCTTAGTTACACAGCCAGGTCCCTCGTAGGCAGTGTTTTGGGGCCGGAGGGGTGGGTCTCAGGAACACGTGTGTCATCATCACAGCAGAGGGTAGCTGGCAGTTGTGGCAATGCCACAGTGGTTGCCCCGGTCCTTAGACAGGTAAAAGTAGCCATGGTCTCCCCACTGCTTGCCCCAGCTGGAAGGAAACAGAGCAGCCGAGTGAGCAGGTGGGGTCCGGACGGGGTCTGAGCTGAGAACTTGCCCCTGCAGGCCCCTAACCAGGTCTGGACCACTTCCACCTTGCAGGCTGAGCCATTGCAAAGGAGGTGTCCTTTGTAGCAGTCAGGGAAGGAGTAGGGCAGTGATGTCTCTGTCCGGGCTCCCTCTGGAAAACCGTAGAAATGTCAGCCTATTCCACAGATGCCCAAATATCCTGTGGGTATTCTAACCCTGACCACACTCCAAGGTATCAGCTCTAGACTGGACAGATCATTTGGAAAAATGAATTTGGAGGGGAGCTGAAGAAGAGTCTGAAAATCCTAGAATGCCTTGCAGACAGTCCGGAGTTGAGAAAGATGTGCCAGACCgtgcctcttctctcctccaatcaGAAGGGCCTCCAAGCCCACCCATCACACCCCGTGTACCTGTTCTTCACAATCCAATACTTCTTTCcagcctcatcctctccctcataGCCGTAGCCAACCACCAGGACCGCGTGATTCAGCCTCTCACTGCTGCACTTAGGTTCATAAAAAATTCCTAGAAAAGGCAAGCTACAGTCAAAAATGAAACCGaagcccccacccctaccccgtcCCTCACGGATACAAGAAGGAACAAGATCGAAGCCGAACTCAGAGGCGAGAAAGGGGCTCACCTGACTGATAGAAGCGGAAAGAGGTGGGATGGGCATCAATGGCCACGGAGACAGGCCCCACGGTGGCCACGGCCTTCATGAGGGCCtcctcgctgtggggagggatgtCCACAAAGCCAGTCACACGAGCCGTGGCACACTCGGGCTTGAAGGCGCACTGGGCGGTGTCCTGCAGGAGAAAGGAAAGTCCAGCTTATCCCACAGGCCACCAAACAGGTCCCGGAATTCCTACTGGGACAGTCCAGCTCCACGGAAGCTGCATCGACTCCCAGATTCTCAGGGGACTGTAGAGTACAACTAAACTTGAGGGACCGGGAAGAATTTCCACCAACCTTGGCCGTGTAAGGGTAGCAGTCCTCTGAGTCAATGCCCCGGTTCTCCAAGATGTACTGGAAGGCGAAATCCACGATCCCCCCATTGCAGCCCTGGTTCCCTTGCTGCCAAGAGCAGTCCACCAGGTTCTGTTCACTCAGGGAGACCAGCCGGCCCGATTTCCGGAAAAGCTGACCCTCTAGGGCACCGGTCGTGCTAAAGGCCCAACAGGATCCGCAGTGaccctgagggggagacaggaagatcgCTTGAGAGGTTGCTGGGAAATAGGGCTGCTATGGTCAATCCCAAGATTGCTTTTGCTGAGAGAAAAGCCTGAACATTTGTGAAAAGTGAGCACCCCATGCCCAGAGCTGCTGATCTGCTCTTTTATCagccattccctgactaagccctcttttcctcttctcttactcccttctgcgtcaccctgacttgcttcccttattcatccccccttcccagccccacggcacttaggtccgtattcgcaatttatttatttctcttacagtctgtctccccctccagactgtaagctcgttgtgggcaaggattgtatctgtttactgttatttcgtactctactgagcacttagtacagtgctctgcacacagtaagcgctcaataaataggatggagtgAATTAATTTGGGAGCAGCCATGACCGGTGTACCAGGGCTATGATCCTATCTTCCCCCTCAGGTGGCCCACAGGGAGAATTCAGTTTATCAGCCTATTGGTTCCTGGGTCCAACTGAAAGAGCTTATACCTGGTTCTTCACAGGAGTCACGTATCCGTGATCCCTCCAATCCACCGACGTGGGGACCTGGACATAGTTGACTTCCAGGAACGCCGAGCCGTTGATCCTGTTTCCCTCCGAGAAGTGTCTTTCACTGATCAGCATTTGTTGGAACTCTTCGTTGGTCTGAAATGAGCAATAACAGAGCAGACTGAGCATCCATGGGATTGTTCGGAGCACTGAGCTTGGgcgccaggcagaggagaagcagcatttcgtagtggatagagcatggggctgggagtcagatgatccagggttctaatcctggctgccacttctctgctgggtgaccttgggcaattcacttcacttctctgctccttagtttccccatctggaaaatggggcttgagattgttatccctatatgggacaggggctgtatccaacctgatttgcttgtatccaccccagcgcttagtacagtggcttgcgtgaagtaagcccttaaaaaaataccacagtcattataaattgaggaaagtacagtccaacagggAGTTTCCAGGTTCTCTTtattacaatggtatttgttaagtgcttattgtgtgtcaagcactgttagcactggggttgatacaaactaatctgtaTTGAATACTGGGGGTCTTGACTTGTCTTAAGCCGCCGAGTCGTCTAAgagccatagcgacaccacggacacatctcctcccgaataccccacctccatcagcaagaATATGTTATAAACAGTTCAGTCACGATTTAAGTCCCCGGGCTCTCAGAacactctggtagtgtatccatagaagcagagtggcttagtggaaagcacacgggcttgggagtcagaggtcatgggttttaagcccagctccaccacttatcagttgtgtgactttgggcaagtcacttaatctctctgtgcttcagttacctcatctgtaaaatgaagattaaaactgtgagctccacttgggacaacctgatttccttgtaactacccagagcttagaacagtgctcggcacacagtaagtgcttaataataataataataatgttggtatttgttaagcgcttactatgtgccgagcactgttct carries:
- the LOC107547714 gene encoding histone H1.4-like, coding for MSETAPAPPAAPAAPVPAEKAPTKKKARKPAGGAKRKAAGPSVSELITKAVAASKERNGVSLAALKKALAAAGYDVEKNNSRIKLGLKSLVTKGTLVQTKGTGASGSFKINKKAAGEDRGKPKAKKPAAAAKPKKPAGAAKKPKKPAAAGAKKSVKKTPKKAKKPAAAAGVKKATKSPKKAKVAKPKKATKSPAKPKAVKPKAAKPKAPKPKAAKPKKAAAAKKK
- the LOC100093220 gene encoding histone H2A type 1 → MSGRGKQGGKARAKAKTRSSRAGLQFPVGRVHRLLRKGNYAERVGAGAPVYLAAVLEYLTAEILELAGNAARDNKKTRIIPRHLQLAIRNDEELNKLLGKVTIAQGGVLPNIQAVLLPKKTESHHKAKGK
- the LOC100093365 gene encoding histone H2B type 2-E-like, encoding MPEPAKFAPAPKKGSKKAVTKAQKKDGKKRKRSRKESYSIYVYKVLKQVHPDTGISSKAMGIMNSFVNDIFERIAGEASRLAHYNKRSTITSREIQTAVRLLLPGELAKHAVSEGTKAVTKYTSSK
- the LOC100093222 gene encoding histone H4-like, with the translated sequence MSGRGKGGKGLGKGGAKRHRKVLRDNIQGITKPAIRRLARRGGVQRISGLIYEETRGVLKVFLENVIREAVTYTEHAKRKTVTAMDVVYALKRQGRTLYGFGG
- the LOC100093369 gene encoding procathepsin L-like → MKLLVCLLSLCWGLAVSAPLGDSELDKHWELWKNWHQKSYHKAEEGWRRMVWEENLKVIELHNLEQSLGLHTYQLGMNQFGDLTNEEFQQMLISERHFSEGNRINGSAFLEVNYVQVPTSVDWRDHGYVTPVKNQGHCGSCWAFSTTGALEGQLFRKSGRLVSLSEQNLVDCSWQQGNQGCNGGIVDFAFQYILENRGIDSEDCYPYTAKDTAQCAFKPECATARVTGFVDIPPHSEEALMKAVATVGPVSVAIDAHPTSFRFYQSGIFYEPKCSSERLNHAVLVVGYGYEGEDEAGKKYWIVKNSWGKQWGDHGYFYLSKDRGNHCGIATTASYPLL